The following are encoded together in the Acidimicrobiales bacterium genome:
- the menC gene encoding o-succinylbenzoate synthase, whose amino-acid sequence MGDLFPSGPLQRIDLIRVCVPLVTPLVSAHGAEHDRWSILVRVVGVDDAEGWGECPALAAPTYTSEWHEGAWSVLLNHLGPAALAGRPAGIRGHPMAVSAIEGALIDLELRRRGVSLADALGATQQRVATCAVLGVGTDIDRLLAEVGQRLDTGVRAVKLKVAPGWDAEPLRAVREAWPDLWLAADANGSFGDAGPGELDWLDELGLAYLEQPLAPDDLVGSVRLADRMRTPIALDESATSAGMVETALALGPVGAVNLKPSRLGGLVACADVHAMLVERGVAMWCGGMLELGIGRAAALAVAALPGATLPTDLGPSAAYVLDDVTDPIVLESDGMLSVPAGPGIGRVPDPGRLDDVTVARRSIGG is encoded by the coding sequence GTGGGCGATCTGTTCCCCTCGGGACCGCTGCAGCGGATCGATCTGATCAGGGTGTGCGTCCCTCTGGTCACCCCTCTGGTCTCGGCCCACGGAGCCGAGCACGATCGGTGGTCGATCCTGGTCCGGGTGGTCGGGGTCGACGACGCCGAGGGCTGGGGTGAGTGTCCGGCCTTGGCCGCCCCCACCTACACCTCCGAGTGGCACGAGGGGGCCTGGTCGGTGCTGCTCAACCACCTCGGGCCTGCCGCGCTGGCCGGTCGCCCCGCCGGCATCAGGGGCCACCCCATGGCGGTGAGCGCCATCGAGGGCGCGCTGATCGATCTCGAGCTGCGCCGGCGCGGCGTCTCGCTCGCCGATGCGTTGGGCGCAACCCAGCAGCGGGTGGCGACCTGCGCCGTCCTCGGAGTCGGCACCGACATCGATCGGTTGCTCGCCGAGGTCGGACAGCGGCTCGATACCGGGGTGCGGGCGGTCAAGCTCAAGGTGGCGCCGGGGTGGGACGCCGAACCGTTGCGCGCGGTGCGCGAGGCGTGGCCCGACCTGTGGCTGGCCGCCGACGCCAACGGCTCCTTCGGTGATGCCGGTCCGGGTGAGCTCGACTGGTTGGACGAGCTGGGGTTGGCCTATCTCGAGCAGCCGCTGGCGCCCGACGATCTGGTCGGTTCCGTCCGGTTGGCCGATCGCATGCGCACACCGATCGCCCTCGACGAGTCGGCCACCAGCGCAGGGATGGTCGAGACGGCCCTGGCACTGGGTCCGGTCGGGGCCGTGAACCTGAAGCCGTCGCGGTTGGGCGGACTCGTGGCCTGTGCCGACGTCCACGCCATGCTGGTCGAGCGCGGCGTCGCCATGTGGTGCGGGGGCATGCTCGAGCTCGGCATCGGACGCGCCGCGGCGCTCGCCGTCGCCGCCCTGCCGGGCGCCACGTTGCCGACCGACCTCGGGCCGTCGGCGGCCTATGTCCTCGACGACGTCACCGATCCGATCGTGCTCGAGTCCGACGGGATGCTCTCGGTGCCGGCCGGGCCGGGGATCGGACGGGTTCCTGATCCCGGTCGACTCGACGACGTCACCGTCGCTCGGCGATCGATCGGTGGCTGA
- the mraY gene encoding phospho-N-acetylmuramoyl-pentapeptide-transferase, with translation MIQLLIAVTVSIAVSLATTRYLIAWLTSHRIGQPIHDDVPEGHTTKAGTPTMGGVAIVAGLLVGYAATNLYRGVYTRTGIIVVLAIAAAGLVGLVDDWIKVSRERNLGLTKRAKLAGLVLVAGGFIVSMLAFTGVSTELAFTRAGHLGVDLGEWGWALFALLLIMGSTNAVNFTDGLDGLVGGSATLGFAAMTVIGFWAFRNPELYEVSHALDLAIVAVAMLGACLGFLWWNASPAQIFMGDTGSLAIGAAFATLALATNTHLLLVFIGGLYVMEALSVIIQIASFRLTGRRVFRMAPIHHHFELRGWPETTVIVRFWILAGIATAVGLGLFYADFITNTDLPARVVPG, from the coding sequence GTGATCCAGCTGCTCATCGCGGTGACGGTCTCGATCGCCGTGTCCCTCGCGACCACCCGGTACCTCATCGCCTGGCTCACTTCGCATCGCATCGGTCAGCCGATCCACGACGACGTGCCCGAAGGCCACACCACCAAGGCCGGCACTCCCACGATGGGCGGTGTCGCCATCGTCGCCGGTCTCCTGGTGGGATATGCCGCCACCAACCTCTACCGGGGCGTCTACACCCGTACCGGCATCATCGTCGTGCTCGCGATCGCGGCAGCGGGTCTGGTCGGACTCGTCGACGACTGGATCAAGGTGTCACGGGAACGGAACCTGGGCCTGACCAAGCGGGCCAAGCTGGCCGGCTTGGTGCTCGTGGCGGGCGGGTTCATCGTGTCGATGCTGGCGTTCACCGGTGTCAGCACCGAGCTGGCCTTCACCAGGGCCGGGCACCTCGGCGTCGATCTCGGCGAGTGGGGGTGGGCGCTGTTCGCCTTGTTGTTGATCATGGGCAGCACCAACGCGGTCAACTTCACCGACGGCCTCGACGGCCTCGTCGGTGGTTCGGCCACTCTCGGGTTCGCGGCGATGACCGTCATCGGGTTCTGGGCGTTCCGCAACCCCGAGCTGTACGAGGTCAGCCACGCCCTCGACCTCGCCATCGTCGCGGTCGCGATGCTCGGCGCGTGTCTGGGCTTTCTGTGGTGGAACGCCTCGCCGGCTCAGATCTTCATGGGTGACACCGGCTCGCTGGCGATCGGAGCTGCCTTCGCCACTCTGGCGCTCGCCACCAACACCCACTTGCTGCTCGTGTTCATCGGCGGGCTCTACGTCATGGAGGCGTTGTCGGTGATCATCCAGATCGCCAGCTTCCGTCTGACCGGCCGGCGGGTGTTCCGGATGGCTCCCATCCATCACCACTTCGAGCTGCGCGGCTGGCCGGAGACGACGGTGATCGTGCGCTTCTGGATCTTGGCCGGGATCGCCACCGCGGTCGGTCTCGGCCTGTTCTACGCCGACTTCATCACCAACACCGACCTCCCCGCCCGGGTGGTGCCGGGGTGA
- a CDS encoding division/cell wall cluster transcriptional repressor MraZ — MFLGTFEHSLDDKGRVVLPSAFRSALAEGGVLAKLDDCIGLWTPEEFEKVASLLQDKVREGQVSQDALRVFAADAATVRPDSQGRISIPPRLREHSGLDRELIINGRLDRIELWSVERWSGVSTDADSKLASAVSVIGL; from the coding sequence GTGTTCCTCGGAACCTTCGAGCACTCCCTCGACGACAAGGGGCGAGTGGTGCTCCCGTCGGCGTTCCGCAGCGCGCTCGCTGAGGGAGGGGTGCTGGCCAAGCTCGACGACTGCATCGGTCTCTGGACCCCGGAGGAGTTCGAAAAGGTGGCATCGCTGCTGCAGGACAAGGTGAGAGAGGGCCAGGTCAGCCAGGACGCGCTGCGCGTCTTCGCCGCCGATGCCGCCACCGTCCGGCCCGACTCACAGGGCCGCATCTCGATCCCGCCCCGTCTCCGCGAGCACAGCGGTCTCGACCGCGAGCTGATCATCAACGGTCGACTCGATCGCATCGAGCTCTGGAGCGTCGAGCGGTGGTCCGGGGTCAGCACCGACGCCGACTCCAAGCTCGCCAGCGCAGTCTCGGTCATCGGGCTCTGA
- a CDS encoding septum formation initiator family protein, which yields MSILSIEAPARRGAGPDRVGDPAPRRDDRPPLRLVEPEAPRRRLRVGVVGTTLLVALCAGIFGLAAVHTLVVQAQFELDRLDQQVADRQGELDSLRLEVAGLESPEAITEAARDLGLVTPSERVYLDPVQTPVPERGPGAERGPPPPGEEQAARSVAGGR from the coding sequence GTGAGCATCCTGAGCATCGAGGCCCCTGCCCGGCGAGGTGCCGGCCCCGATCGGGTCGGCGATCCGGCTCCACGTCGCGACGACCGTCCTCCGCTGCGCCTGGTCGAACCGGAGGCCCCACGGCGTCGACTTCGCGTGGGGGTCGTCGGCACCACGCTGCTCGTGGCGCTGTGTGCCGGCATCTTCGGACTGGCCGCGGTTCACACCCTGGTCGTGCAGGCCCAGTTCGAGCTCGACCGCCTCGACCAGCAGGTGGCCGACCGCCAGGGCGAGCTCGACTCGCTGCGCCTGGAGGTCGCAGGGCTCGAATCGCCCGAGGCCATCACCGAGGCCGCTCGTGACCTCGGGCTGGTGACGCCCTCCGAGCGGGTCTACCTGGATCCCGTGCAGACTCCGGTGCCCGAGCGCGGGCCTGGCGCCGAACGGGGCCCGCCCCCGCCGGGCGAGGAGCAGGCAGCCCGATCGGTGGCCGGCGGACGATGA
- the murD gene encoding UDP-N-acetylmuramoyl-L-alanine--D-glutamate ligase, translating into MNPTGSGPGPTIVVGLGITGRAVVDALLADDRELVVIDDRPSPEVRHFVDSRGLELIESPDPDEVARLVGGASRLIPAPGLPDRHPAIRTARRLGVAVQSEFDLAAERDDRPVVAVTGTDGKTTVTTMVAAMLEASGRATSLAGNNDTPLIAAIADQRPEVFVVEASSFRLGHSQRFAPVVATWLNFAPDHLDVHDSLDAYERAKASIFDHQPADGVAITNAGDPVVSRHRGRGAARHLTFSAGDGDYRVDSGWLVTDRGERIVAVDEMSRRAPHDIENALAAAATACSAGADLVAVAEVLGSFEGLAHRAQLIDEQGGVRFVDDSKATVPHAVIAAVRGCAHVVLIAGGRNKGLDLTALREVSDRVRAVVAIGEAASEVRAVFAPMGISVVDADSMDDAVGSASMLARVGDTVLLSPGCTSHDWYDNFAERGDDFGRAVRALHTGTGAS; encoded by the coding sequence GTGAACCCGACGGGCTCCGGCCCGGGTCCGACGATCGTGGTCGGCCTCGGCATCACCGGCAGGGCAGTGGTCGATGCGCTCCTCGCCGACGACCGCGAGCTGGTGGTGATCGATGACCGTCCCTCCCCCGAGGTCAGGCACTTCGTCGACAGCCGCGGTCTGGAGCTGATCGAATCTCCCGATCCCGACGAGGTCGCTCGCCTGGTGGGTGGCGCGTCGCGGCTCATCCCCGCGCCCGGATTGCCCGACCGGCATCCGGCGATCCGAACGGCGCGCCGCCTCGGCGTCGCCGTCCAGTCCGAGTTCGACCTGGCCGCGGAACGGGACGATCGTCCCGTGGTGGCGGTGACCGGCACCGACGGCAAGACCACGGTCACCACGATGGTGGCGGCCATGCTCGAGGCCAGCGGACGGGCCACCTCCCTCGCCGGCAACAACGACACGCCGCTGATCGCGGCGATCGCCGATCAGCGCCCCGAGGTGTTCGTGGTCGAAGCCTCGTCGTTCCGTCTCGGACACAGCCAGCGCTTCGCGCCCGTCGTCGCCACCTGGTTGAACTTCGCTCCCGATCACCTCGATGTGCACGACAGCCTCGATGCGTACGAGCGGGCCAAGGCGTCGATCTTCGACCATCAACCCGCGGACGGCGTCGCCATCACCAACGCAGGCGATCCGGTGGTGAGTCGTCACCGCGGGCGGGGCGCGGCCCGCCACCTCACGTTCTCCGCCGGTGATGGCGACTACCGAGTGGACAGCGGCTGGCTGGTCACCGACAGGGGAGAGCGCATCGTCGCGGTCGATGAGATGAGCCGCCGAGCGCCCCACGACATCGAGAACGCGCTGGCCGCCGCCGCCACGGCGTGCAGCGCCGGAGCCGATCTGGTGGCCGTGGCCGAGGTACTGGGCAGCTTCGAAGGCCTGGCGCACCGCGCCCAGCTCATCGACGAACAGGGCGGGGTCCGCTTCGTCGACGACTCCAAGGCCACGGTGCCTCACGCAGTGATCGCCGCGGTGCGGGGCTGTGCGCACGTCGTGCTCATCGCCGGGGGCCGGAACAAGGGACTCGATCTGACCGCGCTACGGGAGGTGAGCGACCGCGTCCGGGCGGTGGTGGCCATCGGCGAAGCCGCGTCCGAGGTTCGCGCTGTGTTCGCACCCATGGGGATCAGCGTCGTCGATGCCGACTCCATGGACGACGCGGTCGGGAGCGCCAGCATGCTCGCCCGGGTCGGCGACACGGTCCTCCTCTCGCCGGGCTGCACGTCCCATGATTGGTACGACAACTTCGCCGAACGGGGCGATGACTTCGGTCGGGCCGTCCGAGCCCTGCACACCGGAACAGGTGCCTCATGA
- a CDS encoding UDP-N-acetylmuramoyl-L-alanyl-D-glutamate--2,6-diaminopimelate ligase has translation MIAEPRATHEVALGELARCAGAGLIGTTDGPPADGVLVTDVVHDSRHVGPGHLFVCIRGTSVDGHDLAIDAVAAGAVALVVDHRLEIGVPQLHVDDTRVAMAPIAACFFGHPAESMTVIGVTGTNGKTTVVHLLRSILEQAGTAAATIGTLTGGHTTPTTPEAPELQRRLAALLARGTEAVAIEISSHALSLHRVDAIVADIAVFTNLSRDHLDFHASMDTYFQAKARLFTPAHARQAVVNLDDSHGRLLFDAASIPTIGYRLADASGLQLHPDHSSFVWESQHVTLPLVGRANVSNALAAATVARLLGIPTATIADGLERVEPVRGRFERVDLGAGFEAMVDYAHTPDALSQLLETANELTGSGRVHLVVGCGGDKDRTKRVPMGDAAARLADHVVLTSDNPRSEDPYAIIDEMRAGMSTTEHVDIEIEADRRQAIRRALAAAAPGDLVVVAGKGHETEQIIGDQTIPFDDRVVVVEEWERLNGTVR, from the coding sequence GTGATCGCTGAGCCGAGAGCCACCCATGAGGTGGCGCTGGGAGAGCTGGCTCGATGTGCCGGTGCCGGGCTGATCGGCACCACCGATGGACCGCCTGCCGACGGGGTCCTGGTCACCGACGTCGTCCACGACTCCCGCCACGTCGGGCCCGGGCACCTCTTCGTGTGCATCCGCGGCACCAGCGTCGACGGTCACGACCTCGCGATCGACGCGGTCGCCGCTGGAGCGGTCGCCCTCGTCGTCGACCATCGACTCGAGATCGGGGTGCCCCAGCTTCATGTCGATGACACCCGGGTCGCGATGGCCCCCATCGCCGCCTGCTTCTTCGGCCATCCCGCCGAATCGATGACCGTCATCGGCGTCACCGGCACCAACGGCAAGACCACGGTCGTGCACCTGCTGCGGTCGATCCTCGAGCAGGCTGGAACGGCTGCGGCGACGATCGGAACGCTCACCGGGGGTCACACCACGCCCACCACCCCCGAGGCGCCGGAGCTGCAGCGACGCCTGGCCGCCCTCCTCGCTCGCGGCACCGAAGCGGTGGCCATCGAGATCTCCTCCCACGCGCTGTCGCTGCACCGCGTCGACGCCATCGTCGCCGATATCGCCGTCTTCACCAACCTGAGCCGTGACCACCTCGACTTCCATGCCAGCATGGACACCTACTTCCAAGCCAAGGCCCGACTCTTCACGCCCGCCCACGCGCGGCAGGCAGTGGTCAACCTCGATGACTCCCACGGCCGGCTCCTGTTCGACGCGGCGTCGATCCCCACGATCGGCTACCGGCTCGCCGATGCCTCCGGGCTCCAGCTCCACCCGGACCACAGCAGCTTCGTGTGGGAGAGCCAGCACGTCACCCTGCCGTTGGTGGGCCGGGCGAACGTGTCCAACGCCTTGGCCGCCGCAACGGTGGCCCGCCTGCTCGGCATCCCGACCGCCACCATCGCCGATGGCCTCGAGCGGGTCGAGCCGGTCCGGGGCCGCTTCGAGCGGGTCGACCTCGGTGCCGGGTTCGAGGCGATGGTCGACTACGCGCACACCCCCGACGCGCTGAGCCAGCTGCTGGAGACCGCCAACGAGCTGACCGGCAGCGGCCGGGTCCACCTGGTGGTGGGCTGCGGGGGAGACAAGGATCGCACCAAGCGGGTCCCGATGGGCGACGCTGCGGCCCGGCTGGCCGACCACGTGGTGCTCACCAGCGACAACCCCCGCAGCGAGGATCCTTACGCGATCATCGACGAGATGCGCGCAGGGATGAGCACGACCGAACACGTCGACATCGAGATCGAGGCCGACCGTCGTCAGGCCATTCGCCGGGCGCTTGCTGCTGCCGCGCCCGGCGACCTGGTCGTGGTCGCGGGCAAGGGACACGAGACCGAACAGATCATCGGCGACCAGACGATCCCCTTCGACGACCGCGTCGTGGTCGTCGAGGAGTGGGAACGATTGAACGGGACCGTGCGGTGA
- a CDS encoding penicillin-binding protein 2, whose amino-acid sequence MLFVGVVARVADLQLVAQERYVAYGQNQRLRSEVLPASRGSVLDRSGAELVLSVPATTVWADPSRVTDPAGAAEALARLLDLDPSWLRERFSRVSRFEYLARQVDDETAAAVAELDLEGVYLRAEPARVRPSGDLARTVLGDADIDGGGVSGVELQFDDFLSGTPGEVVFERSLNGGVPIPVGEHQVEPARRGDDVVLTIDGSLQHLAEEALADWVVEMEADHASMIVSVPGTGEVLAMVNLSTDPDSGEAVPSGYNQALVDSFAPGSVLKLVTVAASLEEGLSTPWRELRVPAQLLVADSWFHDSTPHATEPWSVSRILVDSSNVGAIMLGQELGEQRVSSYLEDFGFGEPTGIGFPGESPGLLRPVEDWHGSDIAGNVIGTGVSVTAAQVLAAYNVVANDGVHVPLRLVSAHVDAEGDRHEVPVAESHRVISERTSDQVATMLTEVIDEGTGRRAAVPGYEVAGKTGTAWKRLDDGGFGEAGSRRYMATFVGFAPVEDPRVSVIVVVDDPTSNYSGGAAAAPAFARVTEHALRLLDVPPSRVRTDGASEPILVSASSPSAESARVRAPVVADPAAGDAAAGDARDR is encoded by the coding sequence ATGTTGTTCGTTGGTGTGGTCGCCCGGGTCGCGGACCTGCAGCTCGTGGCCCAGGAGCGCTACGTCGCCTACGGTCAGAACCAGCGCCTGCGGTCGGAGGTGCTGCCTGCCAGCCGCGGATCGGTCCTGGATCGCAGCGGTGCCGAGCTCGTGCTGTCGGTCCCGGCGACCACGGTCTGGGCAGACCCCAGCCGTGTGACCGACCCGGCCGGAGCCGCGGAGGCCTTGGCGCGCCTGCTCGACCTCGACCCCTCATGGCTGCGGGAGCGCTTCAGCCGCGTCTCGCGGTTCGAGTACCTTGCCCGCCAGGTCGACGACGAGACCGCGGCGGCGGTCGCCGAGCTGGACCTCGAGGGCGTGTACCTCCGGGCCGAACCGGCCCGGGTGCGTCCCTCGGGGGACCTGGCGCGCACCGTGCTGGGCGATGCCGACATCGATGGTGGTGGGGTCTCGGGGGTCGAGCTGCAGTTCGACGACTTCCTGAGTGGCACGCCCGGCGAGGTCGTGTTCGAGCGCAGCCTCAACGGAGGGGTGCCGATCCCGGTCGGAGAGCATCAGGTCGAGCCCGCCCGTCGCGGCGACGATGTGGTCTTGACCATCGACGGATCGTTGCAGCACCTCGCCGAGGAGGCGCTGGCCGACTGGGTGGTCGAGATGGAGGCCGATCACGCCTCGATGATCGTCAGCGTTCCCGGGACCGGTGAGGTCCTGGCCATGGTCAACCTCTCCACCGATCCCGACAGCGGCGAGGCGGTGCCGTCGGGATACAACCAGGCCCTGGTCGACAGCTTCGCCCCGGGCTCGGTGCTGAAGCTGGTGACGGTCGCCGCCTCGCTCGAGGAGGGGCTCAGCACACCGTGGCGCGAGCTGCGCGTGCCCGCTCAGCTCCTGGTCGCCGACAGCTGGTTCCACGACTCCACGCCACATGCCACCGAGCCGTGGTCGGTGAGTCGCATCCTCGTCGACTCGTCCAACGTCGGTGCGATCATGCTCGGTCAAGAGCTGGGGGAGCAGCGGGTCAGCTCCTACCTCGAGGACTTCGGCTTCGGTGAACCCACCGGGATCGGGTTTCCCGGTGAGAGCCCCGGTCTCCTGCGCCCGGTGGAGGACTGGCACGGGTCCGACATCGCGGGCAACGTGATCGGTACCGGTGTTTCGGTCACCGCGGCTCAGGTCCTCGCCGCCTACAACGTGGTCGCCAACGACGGAGTCCACGTGCCGCTGCGGCTCGTCTCGGCTCACGTCGACGCCGAGGGCGACCGCCATGAGGTCCCCGTCGCCGAATCCCACCGGGTCATCTCCGAACGCACGAGCGATCAGGTCGCCACCATGCTCACCGAGGTGATCGACGAGGGCACCGGACGGCGGGCCGCCGTGCCCGGCTACGAGGTGGCGGGCAAGACCGGAACCGCATGGAAGCGTCTCGACGACGGCGGGTTCGGCGAGGCCGGCAGCCGACGCTACATGGCCACCTTCGTGGGGTTCGCGCCGGTCGAGGACCCCAGGGTCTCGGTGATCGTGGTGGTCGACGACCCCACGAGCAACTACTCCGGTGGGGCCGCGGCGGCGCCCGCGTTCGCCCGCGTCACCGAGCACGCGCTGCGCCTGCTCGACGTGCCGCCAAGCCGGGTTCGGACCGATGGTGCATCGGAACCTATCCTGGTGTCGGCCTCGAGCCCCTCGGCGGAGTCCGCCAGAGTCCGAGCGCCCGTGGTCGCAGATCCTGCCGCGGGTGACGCCGCAGCAGGAGATGCCCGTGATCGCTGA
- the rsmH gene encoding 16S rRNA (cytosine(1402)-N(4))-methyltransferase RsmH, translating into MDNHTPDHSDRSPADGFEHRPVMVEEIVALFEPVPTGLVVDATIGGGGHAHAVLDSRPDLVLLGLDQDADAIAAATERLAPFGDRVTIRRARFDELTQVVESIGHLDVVAVLFDLGVSSWQLDDAARGFSYRRPAPLDMRMDQRSERSADDVVNRYSERDLSRVLRTYGDERFARPIARAIVAARPVHTTVDLAEVVRSAIPAPARRRGGHPATRSFQAIRIEVNQELAVLPSAIDQAVALLVPGGRCAVLTYHSGEDRIVKERFLVAESGGCTCPDHLPCVCGAVPKVRLLRRGGWTPTADERATNRRAESARLRAVEKLEAAA; encoded by the coding sequence ATGGACAACCACACTCCCGACCACAGCGACCGTTCACCCGCCGACGGGTTCGAGCACCGACCGGTCATGGTCGAGGAGATCGTCGCGCTGTTCGAACCGGTCCCAACCGGACTGGTGGTCGACGCCACGATCGGGGGCGGCGGACACGCGCACGCGGTGCTGGACTCCCGGCCCGATCTCGTCCTGCTCGGGCTCGACCAGGACGCCGACGCCATCGCCGCGGCCACCGAGCGCCTGGCCCCCTTCGGCGACCGGGTGACGATCCGTCGAGCCCGGTTCGACGAGCTCACCCAGGTGGTCGAGTCCATCGGGCACCTCGACGTGGTGGCCGTGTTGTTCGACCTCGGCGTCAGTTCCTGGCAGCTCGACGACGCCGCCCGGGGCTTCAGCTACCGCCGGCCCGCACCGCTCGACATGCGGATGGACCAGCGGTCCGAGCGCAGCGCCGACGACGTGGTGAACCGCTACTCCGAGCGGGACCTGAGCCGGGTCCTTCGCACCTACGGCGACGAGCGCTTCGCCCGTCCGATCGCGCGGGCGATCGTCGCCGCGCGCCCGGTGCACACCACCGTCGACCTCGCCGAGGTCGTCCGGTCCGCCATCCCCGCCCCGGCCCGGCGTCGGGGTGGACATCCCGCCACCCGCTCGTTCCAGGCCATCCGCATCGAGGTCAACCAGGAGCTGGCCGTGCTGCCCAGCGCGATCGACCAGGCCGTCGCCCTGCTCGTCCCGGGCGGACGGTGTGCGGTGCTGACCTACCACTCGGGCGAGGACCGCATCGTGAAGGAACGGTTCCTGGTGGCCGAGTCCGGTGGCTGCACCTGTCCCGATCATCTGCCCTGCGTCTGTGGCGCGGTGCCCAAGGTGCGTCTGTTGCGTCGCGGCGGTTGGACCCCGACCGCTGACGAGCGTGCCACCAACCGTCGGGCCGAGAGCGCGCGCCTGCGCGCGGTCGAGAAGCTGGAGGCCGCGGCGTGA
- a CDS encoding ROK family protein produces the protein MAVVVAIDIGGTKLAAGMVDDTGHVLERHQVPTPDAGGEVIWQRLVELVDPFVQAAGGGGAEGIGVGCGGPMTPGGEAVSPLNIAGWRGFPLRDQIAARWALPVWVDNDAKALALAEGWIGAAAGESDFMAMVVSTGVGGGIVLDGRLLGGAAGNAGHIGHVVVEPDGATLPEHAPGTLEAEASGTAIERSTGRPAAEADRATVERAGRLVGRAAGSVCNLLDVRLVVVAGSVALGYGAPFFAAAQREMDQICVLDFSRGASVVPAGLGADGPLVGAAAVAWRNVGLDIGIA, from the coding sequence ATGGCAGTGGTCGTCGCGATCGACATCGGCGGCACGAAGCTGGCCGCCGGAATGGTCGACGACACCGGGCATGTGCTCGAACGTCATCAGGTGCCGACTCCCGACGCCGGTGGCGAGGTGATCTGGCAGCGGCTGGTCGAGCTGGTCGATCCGTTCGTGCAGGCCGCTGGAGGGGGCGGGGCGGAGGGGATCGGTGTCGGGTGCGGCGGGCCGATGACGCCGGGCGGCGAGGCGGTGTCACCCCTGAACATCGCCGGGTGGCGCGGCTTCCCGCTGCGCGACCAGATCGCCGCGCGCTGGGCTCTGCCGGTGTGGGTCGACAACGACGCCAAGGCGCTGGCCCTGGCCGAGGGGTGGATCGGTGCGGCGGCGGGCGAGTCGGACTTCATGGCCATGGTCGTGTCGACCGGGGTGGGGGGTGGGATCGTGCTCGACGGACGGCTGCTCGGCGGCGCCGCAGGCAACGCCGGCCACATCGGCCACGTGGTGGTCGAACCCGACGGGGCGACCCTTCCCGAGCACGCGCCGGGCACACTCGAAGCCGAAGCATCCGGGACCGCCATCGAGCGCTCCACGGGGCGGCCCGCCGCCGAGGCCGATCGGGCCACCGTCGAACGGGCGGGGCGGTTGGTGGGCCGGGCCGCCGGTTCTGTGTGCAACCTGCTCGATGTGCGACTCGTGGTGGTGGCGGGCTCGGTGGCGCTCGGTTACGGGGCGCCCTTCTTCGCCGCCGCCCAGCGCGAGATGGACCAGATCTGTGTCCTCGACTTCTCCCGGGGCGCGAGCGTGGTCCCGGCGGGCCTGGGTGCCGACGGCCCCCTCGTGGGCGCGGCCGCGGTCGCGTGGCGCAACGTCGGCCTCGACATCGGCATCGCCTGA
- a CDS encoding HNH endonuclease, whose product MGRALVLNASYEPLCVVPARRAVVLVLSEKAEIVHESGDEYRSERLSVAVPSVVRLRYYVRVPYERATALSRRAVFHRDGGRCQYCGGSAESIDHVVPRSRGGSHVWENVVAACRRCNAAKGDRLLAETPMTLRTRPATPRELSWIIVAVADVPELWQQYLQPSRLIPA is encoded by the coding sequence ATGGGTCGGGCCTTGGTGCTCAACGCGAGCTATGAGCCACTGTGTGTGGTCCCGGCCCGCCGCGCGGTGGTGCTGGTGCTGTCCGAGAAGGCCGAGATCGTCCACGAGTCGGGTGACGAGTACCGCTCCGAGCGCCTCAGCGTGGCGGTCCCCTCGGTCGTGAGGCTCCGCTACTACGTCCGTGTCCCCTACGAACGAGCCACTGCTCTGTCCCGTCGGGCGGTGTTCCATCGCGATGGTGGGCGGTGCCAGTACTGCGGCGGATCCGCCGAGAGCATCGACCACGTCGTTCCCCGCAGCCGTGGCGGGTCACACGTGTGGGAGAACGTGGTCGCCGCCTGTCGCCGCTGCAACGCCGCCAAGGGCGACCGCCTGCTGGCCGAGACGCCGATGACGCTGCGGACACGGCCGGCGACGCCGCGCGAGCTCAGCTGGATCATCGTGGCGGTCGCCGATGTGCCCGAGCTGTGGCAGCAGTACCTCCAGCCCAGTCGCCTCATCCCGGCCTAG